The Amycolatopsis sp. DG1A-15b genome contains the following window.
GCTCGGCGGCTACGCGATGGCCCGGCTCGCCTTTCCCGGGCGCACGCTGCTGTTCCTGGTCACCCTGGCCATCCTGATGGTCCCCTACACGACGATCCTGGTCCCGCTCTACATCCTGCTCGGCTGGCTCGGCCTGCAGAACTCGCTGCTCGGCCTCGGCCTGGTGATGGCCGTGCTCCAGCTGCCGTTCGGCCTGTTCATGATGCGCAACTCCTTCGAAGCCCTGCCGGTGGAACTCGAAGAGGCGGCGCTGATCGACGGCTGCTCGATCGGCGGCGCGCTGCGAAGGGTGCTGCTGCGCGGCGTCCTTCCCGGCGTCGTCACCGTGGCGCTGTTCTCGTTCCTGGCGGCCTGGAACGAGTTCGTCGCCCCGCTGATCTTCCTCACCGACGGCGAGAAGTTCACCCTGCCGGTCGCGCTGTTCAACCTCCAGTCCGGCAGCCTCGGTTCGGTCGACTTCGGGGCCCTGCAAGCGGGAGTGGTGGTCTCCGCCCTGCCGTGCGTGGCGGTCTTCC
Protein-coding sequences here:
- a CDS encoding carbohydrate ABC transporter permease: MNRFRAAGLHVTSAALVVLFLLPLLWTLYSSLSGREAGDSGTDNYRRLADYGSGLGTYLVNTTVVALVAVTVTVVATTLGGYAMARLAFPGRTLLFLVTLAILMVPYTTILVPLYILLGWLGLQNSLLGLGLVMAVLQLPFGLFMMRNSFEALPVELEEAALIDGCSIGGALRRVLLRGVLPGVVTVALFSFLAAWNEFVAPLIFLTDGEKFTLPVALFNLQSGSLGSVDFGALQAGVVVSALPCVAVFLVLQRYYVRGFTSGALKG